The following are encoded together in the Myxocyprinus asiaticus isolate MX2 ecotype Aquarium Trade chromosome 7, UBuf_Myxa_2, whole genome shotgun sequence genome:
- the LOC127443361 gene encoding protein SON-like isoform X1 codes for MATNIEEIFRDFVMSKIKEIEDESQDNSRTDETHCNTVEPQSEPVAETREDGLQTEHINTTTDKVTRTDLQDDQGKEDASTKHRKSKKHKKHKSKKKKKKHKSRKDGSSETDSDRETQESGKKKKRKKKKKSREADKAKRSGSRFQSSSASGSESESEAKPSSENAKSPSAGKASKSELKEPSGLGKSRELPDIIPKMENSVHNNIENERAKDKKRSPSRTSKREENSRGRRTRSRSPKRKSGHRSRSPSSKRQQKSKSRSRSRNSPRMRSNQRRERSRSRSKVRNKHSRSRSVRRGRNSRSKSRSRRTRSRSIVILRKNRRSASKSRSHSPRCRNHSRSRSQGRTKHSKSRSISKSSSVSKDIQKITETIKNDTVPAKDNSESSGIQADVSQKTTENGQSPPMAVNAETKPPETVVESSNSGVNAVGFTGSWRPVPFLSESTKGNSSQKCITPEVPLEVINVSAETSASSTVEPKDLECSVKLEKEEATATPTIDPQTSLEKNSRSPSKSPNPQRSSRSKRAARSRSKSSSKRRKSRSSSRNKDKKSKSRSPSQRKSTKSKTQNKSSKSRSPKRKRSRSRSPGRRKRSKTPDRSRRSKSKKRSRSRSRRRSRSGSRWKRGFGSRTLNQRDRWKREPSRSPVLILRKKRSTSKTRRSASKTPPRLTELDKEQLLEIAKANAAAMCAKAGVPIPESLRPKTILQLPLPNANATALPLGVPVMSNITMNAAMASMTAATMTAALSSMGALASLPQLAPLPTIVNKPPPSNTSNLASIEEAKRKVTKQANSFSIQELTERCKKIAESKEEMAIAKPHVSDDEDDEKPFGGTSLKENKGFAFSLSSTSIKPAVRTEAVFAKEFPVSSGSQHRKKEADGAYGEWVPVEKKTEKPSESGSSGTEEASKDKDSVFPEAPSQPVDITLAVSERAVAQKRLAENPFDINAMCMLNRAQEQVDAWAQSNTIPGLFTGSTGAQVLSSDELSNSGPQAWIKKDQFLRAAPVSGGMGELLMRKMGWRSGEGLGKHREGTVEPIVIDFKTDRKGLVAEGEKTQKSGNIVVMKDLLGKHPVSALMEMCNKKKWSQPEFVMVHHSGPDHRKNFLFKVMVNGCEYQPQTASPNKKHAKAMAATVALQAMGEVVGDNAHTGPVFTAASGI; via the exons ATGGCGACCAACATCGAGGAGATCTTCAGGGATTTTGTTATGAGTAAAATCAAAGAAATCGAGGATGAGTCTCAAGATAACAG tcgGACAGATGAGACCCATTGTAATACTGTGGAACCACAATCTGAGCCTGTCGCAGAGACAAGAGAAGATGGACTTCAAACAGAACACATTAACACAACAACAG ATAAAGTCACACGTACTGACCTCCAGGATGACCAGGGTAAAGAGGATGCCAGCACTAAACACAGGAAGAGTAAAAAGCACAAAAAGCACAAaagtaaaaagaagaaaaaaaaacataagtccAGAAAAGACGGCAGCTCAGAGACTGACTCTGACAGAGAGACTCAAGAAAG tggaaagaaaaagaagagaaagaaaaagaaaaaatctcgAGAGGCAGACAAAGCGAAAAGGTCTGGCTCACGTTTTCAAAGCTCTTCTGCATctggatcagaatcagaatccgAAGCAAAACCTTCCAGTGAAAATGCTAAATCGCCATCAGCAGGTAAGGCTTCAAAGTCTGAGCTGAAGGAACCATCTGGTTTAGGTAAGTCTCGGGAGTTACCCGACATTATTCCCAAGATGGAAAATTCTGTCCACAACAACATAGAAAATGAAAGGGCCAAGGACAAGAAAAGAAGCCCCAGCAGGACATCTAAAAGAGAGGAGAACTCCAGAGGAAGACGAACCAGATCAAGATCACCCAAACGGAAATCCGGACACAGATCAAGATCCCCGTCTTCAAAACGACAACAGAAATCAAAGTCGAGATCTCGTTCTAGAAATAGTCCCAGAATGAGGTCTAATCAGCGGAGAGAGAGAAGTAGATCGAGGTCAAAGGTACGGAATAAACATTCCAGGTCTCGTTCTGTGAGAAGAGGCAGAAATTCAAGATCAAAGTCACGTTCCAGGCGGACTCGCTCAAGGTCTATTGTAATCTTAAGGAAGAACAGAAGGTCCGCTTCAAAATCTAGGTCTCACTCTCCACGATGTAGGAACCATTCCAGGAGTAGGTCGCAAGGAAGAACAAAACATTCAAAATCAAGGTCCATATCAAAATCTAGTTCTGTTTCAAAAGACATTCAGAAGATAACTGAAACTATTAAGAATGATACAGTTCCAGCAAAGGACAATAGTGAAAGTTCTGGAATTCAAGCAGATGTATCTCAAAAAACTACTGAGAATGGACAAAGTCCACCAATGGCTGTGAACGCGGAAACCAAGCCACCTGAGACTGTTGTGGAGAGCTCAAATTCTGGTGTGAATGCAGTTGGCTTCACTGGATCTTGGAGACCAGTACCCTTTTTAAGTGAGTCAACTAAGGGCAACTCTTCACAGAAGTGCATTACACCAGAGGTGCCTTTGGAGGTGATCAATGTATCTGCAGAAACCTCAGCGTCCTCAACAGTTGAGCCAAAGGATTTAGAGTGTAGCGTCAAACTTGAAAAGGAAGAAGCTACCGCAACTCCAACAATAGACCCACAGACTTCATTAGAGAAGAATTCAAGGTCACCGTCCAAGTCTCCCAATCCACAAAGATCCTCAAGATCCAAACGAGCTGCAAGATCTAGATCAAAGTCTTCCTCGAAAAGGAGGAAATCCAGGTCGTCTTCACGGAATAAGGACAAGAAGTCCAAATCTAGATCACCCTCACAAAGAAAAAGCACCAAGTCCAAAACGCAGAACAAAAGTTCTAAATCAAGGTCACCCAAAAGGAAAAGGTCAAGGTCTCGTTCACCAGGTAGAAGGAAAAGGTCTAAAACTCCAGACAGAAGCAGGCGATCAAAATCCAAAAAAAGGTCTCGCTCGCGTTCAAGGAGGCGATCTCGATCAGGCTCGCGTTGGAAAAGAGGTTTTGGAAGTCGAACGCTAAATCAACGGGACCGATGGAAACGAGAACCCAGTCGGTCTCCGGTCCTCATTCTTCGTAAGAAAAGGTCAACGTCCAAAACTCGCCGAAGTGCCAGCAAGACGCCTCCACGTCTTACGGAGCTTG ATAAGGAACAATTGCTGGAGATAGCTAAAGCTAATGCTGCAGCTATGTGTGCCAAGGCAGGGGTGCCCATTCCAGAGAGCCTCAGGCCTAAAACTATCCTTCAACTACCCTTGCCAAATGCAAATGCTACAGCCTTACCCTTGGGGGTACCAGTGATGTCAAACATAACCATGAATGCTGCTATGGCTAGCATGACTGCTGCTACAATGACTGCTGCTTTGTCTAGTATGGGTGCCTTGGCGTCATTGCCGCAATTGGCCCCATTACCGACAATTGTCAACAAGCCACCCCCTTCAAACACCTCTAATCTAGCCAGTATTGAGGAAGCCAAAAGGAAAGTAACCAAACAGGCTAACAGTTTCAGCATTCAAGAGCTAACAGAG AGATGCAAGAAGATTGCTGAGAGCAAGGAAGAGATGGCCATTGCAAAACCACACGTGTcagatgatgaagacgatgagaAGCCATTTGGGGGAACTTCCCTTAAGGAGAACAAGGGCTTTGCCTTTAGTCTCAGT AGCACCTCAATAAAGCCAGCCGTCCGAACGGAAGCTGTCTTTGCTAAGGAGTTTCCAGTGTCCTCCGGCTCCCAGCACAGAAAGAAAGAGGCTGATGGTGCGTACGGGGAATGGGTGCCAGTTGAAAAGAAGACGGAAAAGCCATCAGAATCAGGTTCTTCCGGGACAGAAGAGGCCAGCAAGGACAAAGATAGTGTCTTTCCTGAAGCGCCTTCTCAA CCAGTGGACATCACATTGGCTGTCAGCGAGAGAGCAGTGGCCCAAAAGAGGCTGGCGGAAAACCCTTTCGACATAAACGCCATGTGTATGCTCAATCGGGCTCAGGAGCAA GTGGACGCCTGGGCCCAGTCCAACACAATTCCTGGACTCTTCACGGGTTCAACAGGTGCCCAAGTGCTCTCGTCAGATGAGCTGTCTAACAGCGGCCCACAGGCTTGGATTAAGAAG GATCAGTTCCTGCGAGCTGCGCCAGTCTCAGGCGGAATGGGCGAGTTGTTAATGAGGAAGATGGGATGGCGTTCCGGGGAGGGTTTGGGGAAACACAGGGAAGGCACAGTGGAGCCCATCGTTATCGATTTTAAAACAGATCGCAAGG GGCTTGTAGCAGAAGGAGAAAAGACCCAGAAATCTGGTAACATTGTCGTGATGAAGGATCTTCTAG
- the LOC127443361 gene encoding protein SON-like isoform X4, with the protein MENSVHNNIENERAKDKKRSPSRTSKREENSRGRRTRSRSPKRKSGHRSRSPSSKRQQKSKSRSRSRNSPRMRSNQRRERSRSRSKVRNKHSRSRSVRRGRNSRSKSRSRRTRSRSIVILRKNRRSASKSRSHSPRCRNHSRSRSQGRTKHSKSRSISKSSSVSKDIQKITETIKNDTVPAKDNSESSGIQADVSQKTTENGQSPPMAVNAETKPPETVVESSNSGVNAVGFTGSWRPVPFLSESTKGNSSQKCITPEVPLEVINVSAETSASSTVEPKDLECSVKLEKEEATATPTIDPQTSLEKNSRSPSKSPNPQRSSRSKRAARSRSKSSSKRRKSRSSSRNKDKKSKSRSPSQRKSTKSKTQNKSSKSRSPKRKRSRSRSPGRRKRSKTPDRSRRSKSKKRSRSRSRRRSRSGSRWKRGFGSRTLNQRDRWKREPSRSPVLILRKKRSTSKTRRSASKTPPRLTELDKEQLLEIAKANAAAMCAKAGVPIPESLRPKTILQLPLPNANATALPLGVPVMSNITMNAAMASMTAATMTAALSSMGALASLPQLAPLPTIVNKPPPSNTSNLASIEEAKRKVTKQANSFSIQELTERCKKIAESKEEMAIAKPHVSDDEDDEKPFGGTSLKENKGFAFSLSSTSIKPAVRTEAVFAKEFPVSSGSQHRKKEADGAYGEWVPVEKKTEKPSESGSSGTEEASKDKDSVFPEAPSQPVDITLAVSERAVAQKRLAENPFDINAMCMLNRAQEQVDAWAQSNTIPGLFTGSTGAQVLSSDELSNSGPQAWIKKDQFLRAAPVSGGMGELLMRKMGWRSGEGLGKHREGTVEPIVIDFKTDRKGLVAEGEKTQKSGNIVVMKDLLGKHPVSALMEMCNKKKWSQPEFVMVHHSGPDHRKNFLFKVMVNGCEYQPQTASPNKKHAKAMAATVALQAMGEVVGDNAHTGPVFTAASGI; encoded by the exons ATGGAAAATTCTGTCCACAACAACATAGAAAATGAAAGGGCCAAGGACAAGAAAAGAAGCCCCAGCAGGACATCTAAAAGAGAGGAGAACTCCAGAGGAAGACGAACCAGATCAAGATCACCCAAACGGAAATCCGGACACAGATCAAGATCCCCGTCTTCAAAACGACAACAGAAATCAAAGTCGAGATCTCGTTCTAGAAATAGTCCCAGAATGAGGTCTAATCAGCGGAGAGAGAGAAGTAGATCGAGGTCAAAGGTACGGAATAAACATTCCAGGTCTCGTTCTGTGAGAAGAGGCAGAAATTCAAGATCAAAGTCACGTTCCAGGCGGACTCGCTCAAGGTCTATTGTAATCTTAAGGAAGAACAGAAGGTCCGCTTCAAAATCTAGGTCTCACTCTCCACGATGTAGGAACCATTCCAGGAGTAGGTCGCAAGGAAGAACAAAACATTCAAAATCAAGGTCCATATCAAAATCTAGTTCTGTTTCAAAAGACATTCAGAAGATAACTGAAACTATTAAGAATGATACAGTTCCAGCAAAGGACAATAGTGAAAGTTCTGGAATTCAAGCAGATGTATCTCAAAAAACTACTGAGAATGGACAAAGTCCACCAATGGCTGTGAACGCGGAAACCAAGCCACCTGAGACTGTTGTGGAGAGCTCAAATTCTGGTGTGAATGCAGTTGGCTTCACTGGATCTTGGAGACCAGTACCCTTTTTAAGTGAGTCAACTAAGGGCAACTCTTCACAGAAGTGCATTACACCAGAGGTGCCTTTGGAGGTGATCAATGTATCTGCAGAAACCTCAGCGTCCTCAACAGTTGAGCCAAAGGATTTAGAGTGTAGCGTCAAACTTGAAAAGGAAGAAGCTACCGCAACTCCAACAATAGACCCACAGACTTCATTAGAGAAGAATTCAAGGTCACCGTCCAAGTCTCCCAATCCACAAAGATCCTCAAGATCCAAACGAGCTGCAAGATCTAGATCAAAGTCTTCCTCGAAAAGGAGGAAATCCAGGTCGTCTTCACGGAATAAGGACAAGAAGTCCAAATCTAGATCACCCTCACAAAGAAAAAGCACCAAGTCCAAAACGCAGAACAAAAGTTCTAAATCAAGGTCACCCAAAAGGAAAAGGTCAAGGTCTCGTTCACCAGGTAGAAGGAAAAGGTCTAAAACTCCAGACAGAAGCAGGCGATCAAAATCCAAAAAAAGGTCTCGCTCGCGTTCAAGGAGGCGATCTCGATCAGGCTCGCGTTGGAAAAGAGGTTTTGGAAGTCGAACGCTAAATCAACGGGACCGATGGAAACGAGAACCCAGTCGGTCTCCGGTCCTCATTCTTCGTAAGAAAAGGTCAACGTCCAAAACTCGCCGAAGTGCCAGCAAGACGCCTCCACGTCTTACGGAGCTTG ATAAGGAACAATTGCTGGAGATAGCTAAAGCTAATGCTGCAGCTATGTGTGCCAAGGCAGGGGTGCCCATTCCAGAGAGCCTCAGGCCTAAAACTATCCTTCAACTACCCTTGCCAAATGCAAATGCTACAGCCTTACCCTTGGGGGTACCAGTGATGTCAAACATAACCATGAATGCTGCTATGGCTAGCATGACTGCTGCTACAATGACTGCTGCTTTGTCTAGTATGGGTGCCTTGGCGTCATTGCCGCAATTGGCCCCATTACCGACAATTGTCAACAAGCCACCCCCTTCAAACACCTCTAATCTAGCCAGTATTGAGGAAGCCAAAAGGAAAGTAACCAAACAGGCTAACAGTTTCAGCATTCAAGAGCTAACAGAG AGATGCAAGAAGATTGCTGAGAGCAAGGAAGAGATGGCCATTGCAAAACCACACGTGTcagatgatgaagacgatgagaAGCCATTTGGGGGAACTTCCCTTAAGGAGAACAAGGGCTTTGCCTTTAGTCTCAGT AGCACCTCAATAAAGCCAGCCGTCCGAACGGAAGCTGTCTTTGCTAAGGAGTTTCCAGTGTCCTCCGGCTCCCAGCACAGAAAGAAAGAGGCTGATGGTGCGTACGGGGAATGGGTGCCAGTTGAAAAGAAGACGGAAAAGCCATCAGAATCAGGTTCTTCCGGGACAGAAGAGGCCAGCAAGGACAAAGATAGTGTCTTTCCTGAAGCGCCTTCTCAA CCAGTGGACATCACATTGGCTGTCAGCGAGAGAGCAGTGGCCCAAAAGAGGCTGGCGGAAAACCCTTTCGACATAAACGCCATGTGTATGCTCAATCGGGCTCAGGAGCAA GTGGACGCCTGGGCCCAGTCCAACACAATTCCTGGACTCTTCACGGGTTCAACAGGTGCCCAAGTGCTCTCGTCAGATGAGCTGTCTAACAGCGGCCCACAGGCTTGGATTAAGAAG GATCAGTTCCTGCGAGCTGCGCCAGTCTCAGGCGGAATGGGCGAGTTGTTAATGAGGAAGATGGGATGGCGTTCCGGGGAGGGTTTGGGGAAACACAGGGAAGGCACAGTGGAGCCCATCGTTATCGATTTTAAAACAGATCGCAAGG GGCTTGTAGCAGAAGGAGAAAAGACCCAGAAATCTGGTAACATTGTCGTGATGAAGGATCTTCTAG
- the LOC127443361 gene encoding protein SON-like isoform X3: MATNIEEIFRDFVMSKIKEIEDESQDNSRTDETHCNTVEPQSEPVAETREDGLQTEHINTTTDKVTRTDLQDDQGKEDASTKHRKSKKHKKHKSKKKKKKHKSRKDGSSETDSDRETQESGKKKKRKKKKKSREADKAKRSGSRFQSSSASGSESESEAKPSSENAKSPSAGKASKSELKEPSGLGKSRELPDIIPKMENSVHNNIENERAKDKKRSPSRTSKREENSRGRRTRSRSPKRKSGHRSRSPSSKRQQKSKSRSRSRNSPRMRSNQRRERSRSRSKVRNKHSRSRSVRRGRNSRSKSRSRRTRSRSIVILRKNRRSASKSRSHSPRCRNHSRSRSQGRTKHSKSRSISKSSSVSKDIQKITETIKNDTVPAKDNSESSGIQADVSQKTTENGQSPPMAVNAETKPPETVVESSNSGVNAVGFTGSWRPVPFLSESTKGNSSQKCITPEVPLEVINVSAETSASSTVEPKDLECSVKLEKEEATATPTIDPQTSLEKNSRSPSKSPNPQRSSRSKRAARSRSKSSSKRRKSRSSSRNKDKKSKSRSPSQRKSTKSKTQNKSSKSRSPKRKRSRSRSPGRRKRSKTPDRSRRSKSKKRSRSRSRRRSRSGSRWKRGFGSRTLNQRDRWKREPSRSPVLILRKKRSTSKTRRSASKTPPRLTELDKEQLLEIAKANAAAMCAKAGVPIPESLRPKTILQLPLPNANATALPLGVPVMSNITMNAAMASMTAATMTAALSSMGALASLPQLAPLPTIVNKPPPSNTSNLASIEEAKRKVTKQANSFSIQELTERCKKIAESKEEMAIAKPHVSDDEDDEKPFGGTSLKENKGFAFSLSSTSIKPAVRTEAVFAKEFPVSSGSQHRKKEADGAYGEWVPVEKKTEKPSESGSSGTEEASKDKDSVFPEAPSQPVDITLAVSERAVAQKRLAENPFDINAMCMLNRAQEQVDAWAQSNTIPGLFTGSTGAQVLSSDELSNSGPQAWIKKMQDGLLTSLYSS, translated from the exons ATGGCGACCAACATCGAGGAGATCTTCAGGGATTTTGTTATGAGTAAAATCAAAGAAATCGAGGATGAGTCTCAAGATAACAG tcgGACAGATGAGACCCATTGTAATACTGTGGAACCACAATCTGAGCCTGTCGCAGAGACAAGAGAAGATGGACTTCAAACAGAACACATTAACACAACAACAG ATAAAGTCACACGTACTGACCTCCAGGATGACCAGGGTAAAGAGGATGCCAGCACTAAACACAGGAAGAGTAAAAAGCACAAAAAGCACAAaagtaaaaagaagaaaaaaaaacataagtccAGAAAAGACGGCAGCTCAGAGACTGACTCTGACAGAGAGACTCAAGAAAG tggaaagaaaaagaagagaaagaaaaagaaaaaatctcgAGAGGCAGACAAAGCGAAAAGGTCTGGCTCACGTTTTCAAAGCTCTTCTGCATctggatcagaatcagaatccgAAGCAAAACCTTCCAGTGAAAATGCTAAATCGCCATCAGCAGGTAAGGCTTCAAAGTCTGAGCTGAAGGAACCATCTGGTTTAGGTAAGTCTCGGGAGTTACCCGACATTATTCCCAAGATGGAAAATTCTGTCCACAACAACATAGAAAATGAAAGGGCCAAGGACAAGAAAAGAAGCCCCAGCAGGACATCTAAAAGAGAGGAGAACTCCAGAGGAAGACGAACCAGATCAAGATCACCCAAACGGAAATCCGGACACAGATCAAGATCCCCGTCTTCAAAACGACAACAGAAATCAAAGTCGAGATCTCGTTCTAGAAATAGTCCCAGAATGAGGTCTAATCAGCGGAGAGAGAGAAGTAGATCGAGGTCAAAGGTACGGAATAAACATTCCAGGTCTCGTTCTGTGAGAAGAGGCAGAAATTCAAGATCAAAGTCACGTTCCAGGCGGACTCGCTCAAGGTCTATTGTAATCTTAAGGAAGAACAGAAGGTCCGCTTCAAAATCTAGGTCTCACTCTCCACGATGTAGGAACCATTCCAGGAGTAGGTCGCAAGGAAGAACAAAACATTCAAAATCAAGGTCCATATCAAAATCTAGTTCTGTTTCAAAAGACATTCAGAAGATAACTGAAACTATTAAGAATGATACAGTTCCAGCAAAGGACAATAGTGAAAGTTCTGGAATTCAAGCAGATGTATCTCAAAAAACTACTGAGAATGGACAAAGTCCACCAATGGCTGTGAACGCGGAAACCAAGCCACCTGAGACTGTTGTGGAGAGCTCAAATTCTGGTGTGAATGCAGTTGGCTTCACTGGATCTTGGAGACCAGTACCCTTTTTAAGTGAGTCAACTAAGGGCAACTCTTCACAGAAGTGCATTACACCAGAGGTGCCTTTGGAGGTGATCAATGTATCTGCAGAAACCTCAGCGTCCTCAACAGTTGAGCCAAAGGATTTAGAGTGTAGCGTCAAACTTGAAAAGGAAGAAGCTACCGCAACTCCAACAATAGACCCACAGACTTCATTAGAGAAGAATTCAAGGTCACCGTCCAAGTCTCCCAATCCACAAAGATCCTCAAGATCCAAACGAGCTGCAAGATCTAGATCAAAGTCTTCCTCGAAAAGGAGGAAATCCAGGTCGTCTTCACGGAATAAGGACAAGAAGTCCAAATCTAGATCACCCTCACAAAGAAAAAGCACCAAGTCCAAAACGCAGAACAAAAGTTCTAAATCAAGGTCACCCAAAAGGAAAAGGTCAAGGTCTCGTTCACCAGGTAGAAGGAAAAGGTCTAAAACTCCAGACAGAAGCAGGCGATCAAAATCCAAAAAAAGGTCTCGCTCGCGTTCAAGGAGGCGATCTCGATCAGGCTCGCGTTGGAAAAGAGGTTTTGGAAGTCGAACGCTAAATCAACGGGACCGATGGAAACGAGAACCCAGTCGGTCTCCGGTCCTCATTCTTCGTAAGAAAAGGTCAACGTCCAAAACTCGCCGAAGTGCCAGCAAGACGCCTCCACGTCTTACGGAGCTTG ATAAGGAACAATTGCTGGAGATAGCTAAAGCTAATGCTGCAGCTATGTGTGCCAAGGCAGGGGTGCCCATTCCAGAGAGCCTCAGGCCTAAAACTATCCTTCAACTACCCTTGCCAAATGCAAATGCTACAGCCTTACCCTTGGGGGTACCAGTGATGTCAAACATAACCATGAATGCTGCTATGGCTAGCATGACTGCTGCTACAATGACTGCTGCTTTGTCTAGTATGGGTGCCTTGGCGTCATTGCCGCAATTGGCCCCATTACCGACAATTGTCAACAAGCCACCCCCTTCAAACACCTCTAATCTAGCCAGTATTGAGGAAGCCAAAAGGAAAGTAACCAAACAGGCTAACAGTTTCAGCATTCAAGAGCTAACAGAG AGATGCAAGAAGATTGCTGAGAGCAAGGAAGAGATGGCCATTGCAAAACCACACGTGTcagatgatgaagacgatgagaAGCCATTTGGGGGAACTTCCCTTAAGGAGAACAAGGGCTTTGCCTTTAGTCTCAGT AGCACCTCAATAAAGCCAGCCGTCCGAACGGAAGCTGTCTTTGCTAAGGAGTTTCCAGTGTCCTCCGGCTCCCAGCACAGAAAGAAAGAGGCTGATGGTGCGTACGGGGAATGGGTGCCAGTTGAAAAGAAGACGGAAAAGCCATCAGAATCAGGTTCTTCCGGGACAGAAGAGGCCAGCAAGGACAAAGATAGTGTCTTTCCTGAAGCGCCTTCTCAA CCAGTGGACATCACATTGGCTGTCAGCGAGAGAGCAGTGGCCCAAAAGAGGCTGGCGGAAAACCCTTTCGACATAAACGCCATGTGTATGCTCAATCGGGCTCAGGAGCAA GTGGACGCCTGGGCCCAGTCCAACACAATTCCTGGACTCTTCACGGGTTCAACAGGTGCCCAAGTGCTCTCGTCAGATGAGCTGTCTAACAGCGGCCCACAGGCTTGGATTAAGAAG ATGCAGGATGGGCTGCTCACCTCACTGTATTCTTCTTAA